The following are encoded in a window of Vigna unguiculata cultivar IT97K-499-35 chromosome 8, ASM411807v1, whole genome shotgun sequence genomic DNA:
- the LOC114194556 gene encoding 26S proteasome regulatory subunit 10B homolog A-like — protein sequence MTDTEDSTRRRNAVTEYRKKLLQHKELESRVRSVRENLRASRKEFNKTEDDLKSLQSVGQIIGEVLRPLDNERLIVKASSGPRYVVGCRSKVDKEKLTAGTRVVLDMTTLTIMRALPREVDPVVYNMLHEDPGNISYSAVGGLSDQIRELRESIELPLMNPELFLRVGIKPPKGVLLYGPPGTGKTLLARAIASNIDANFLKVVSSAIIDKYIGESARLIREMFGYARDHQPCIIFMDEIDAIGGRRFSEGTSADREIQRTLMELLNQLDGFDQLGKVKMIMATNRPDVLDPALLRPGRLDRKIEIPLPNEQSRMEILKIHAAGIAKHGEIDYEAVVKLAEGFNGADLRNVCTEAGMAAIRAERDYVIHEDFMKAVRKLNDAKKLESSAPYSADFGKE from the exons ATGACCGATACTGAAGACTCGACGCGACGCCGTAATGCGGTCACGGAGTACCGTAAGAAGCTTCTTCAACATAAGGAATTGGAATCCAGGGTGCGATCAG TCCGAGAGAATTTACGTGCTTCGAGAAAAGAGTTTAACAAAACAGAAGATGATTTGAAGTCTCTTCAAAGCGTTGGACAGATCATTGGCGAGGTTCTCAGGCCTCTCGACAATGAACGCT TGATCGTTAAGGCAAGCAGTGGACCTAGGTATGTGGTCGGTTGCCGCAGTAAAGTAGATAAGGAAAAACTGACTGCTGGTACCAGAGTGGTTCTTGATATGACAACACTAACCATAATGCGAGCTCTTCCACGTGAG GTTGATCCGGTAGTTTACAATATGCTGCATGAGGATCCCGGTAATATCAGTTACTCCGCTGTTGGTGGTTTATCTGATCAAATAAGAGAATTGAGGGAATCAATTGAACTACCTCTGATGAACCCTGAGCTCTTCCTTAGAGTCGGAATTAAACCTCCTAAG GGTGTTCTCCTTTATGGGCCTCCTGGTACTGGTAAAACATTGTTAGCTAGGGCAATTGCTAGTAACATAGATGCTAACTTCTTGAAG GTTGTTTCTAGTGCAATAATTGATAAGTACATTGGAGAAAGTGCCAGGTTAATTAGAGAAATGTTTGGTTATGCACGTGATCATCAG CCTTGCATTATTTTTATGGATGAGATCGATGCCATTGGTGGTCGTCGTTTCAGTGAAGGAACAAGTGCTGATCGTGAGATTCAGAGAACACTAATGGAGTTGCTTAATCAACTTGATGGGTTTGATCAACTTGGGAAG GTTAAAATGATAATGGCAACAAACCGTCCCGATGTACTGGATCCTGCTCTTCTGCGTCCTGGAAGATTGGATAGAAAAATTGAGATTCCACTGCCAAATGAACAATCTAGGATGGAAATTCTGAAGATTCATGCTGCTGGGATAGCTAAGCATGGTGAAATAGATTATGAAGCCGTTGTGAAGCTTGCCGAG GGCTTCAATGGAGCTGATCTTCGAAATGTGTGCACGGAAGCTGGAATGGCAGCAATTCGTGCAGAACGTGATTATGTGATCCATGAAGATTTTATGAAG GCTGTTAGAAAACTGAATGATGCAAAGAAACTTGAATCCAGTGCTCCCTACAGTGCTGACTTTGGCAAAGAGTAG
- the LOC114195408 gene encoding transmembrane protein 136-like isoform X1 has protein sequence MEKYVTETVVVGVVSWTSAFVIVRRLFPKRSFDFCNRLVSTLHATLAVTLAWLSIEDWRCPICGVGSKSSPQQMQVLAVSLSYLIYDLACCHFGERVSLDNTVHHLVSIVGIGAGLFYQKCAAEMVATMWITEISSPFLHLRELLKELGYRDTPLNLAADILFAAIFSFARMLLGPCLTYVTLSADYPLLIKAMALGLQLVSAFWFFKIVRMIKRKLSKRA, from the exons ATGGAAAAGTATGTTACAGAAACAGTGGTTGTTGGAGTTGTTTCATGGACATCAGCATTTGTAATAGTGAGAAGACTATTCCCAAAACGCTCTTTTGATTTCTGCAACCGCCTTGTGTCCACTCTCCATGCAACTTTAGCAGTGACATTGGCTTGGCTCTCTATTGAAGATTGGAGGTGTCCAATTTGTGGTGTGGGATCAAAATCTTCACCCCAACAG ATGCAAGTTCTGGCAGTGAGTCTTTCTTATCTGATTTATGATCTAGCTTGTTGTCACTTTGGTGAGAGAGTTAGTCTAGACAACACTGTCCATCATTTGGTAAGCATTGTTGGAATTGGAGCAGGCCTTTTCTATCAGAAG TGTGCCGCAGAAATGGTGGCGACAATGTGGATAACAGAGATATCAAGTCCATTTTTACATTTGAGGGAGCTTCTGAAAGAGCTTGGTTACAGAGATACCCCTCTTAATTTGGCTGCTGAT ATTCTGTTTGCTGCCATATTTTCTTTTGCCAGGATGTTGCTGGGACCGTGTCTCACTTACGTGACTTTATCTGCTGACTATCCACTTCTCATAAAG GCTATGGCACTGGGTTTGCAGCTGGTAAGTGCATTCTGGTTCTTCAAAATTGTTAGAATGATAAAACGCAAATTAAGCAAGAGAGCTTAA
- the LOC114195408 gene encoding transmembrane protein 136-like isoform X2: MEKYVTETVVVGVVSWTSAFVIVRRLFPKRSFDFCNRLVSTLHATLAVTLAWLSIEDWRCPICGVGSKSSPQQMQVLAVSLSYLIYDLACCHFGERVSLDNTVHHLVSIVGIGAGLFYQKCAAEMVATMWITEISSPFLHLRELLKELGYRDTPLNLAADDVAGTVSHLRDFIC, encoded by the exons ATGGAAAAGTATGTTACAGAAACAGTGGTTGTTGGAGTTGTTTCATGGACATCAGCATTTGTAATAGTGAGAAGACTATTCCCAAAACGCTCTTTTGATTTCTGCAACCGCCTTGTGTCCACTCTCCATGCAACTTTAGCAGTGACATTGGCTTGGCTCTCTATTGAAGATTGGAGGTGTCCAATTTGTGGTGTGGGATCAAAATCTTCACCCCAACAG ATGCAAGTTCTGGCAGTGAGTCTTTCTTATCTGATTTATGATCTAGCTTGTTGTCACTTTGGTGAGAGAGTTAGTCTAGACAACACTGTCCATCATTTGGTAAGCATTGTTGGAATTGGAGCAGGCCTTTTCTATCAGAAG TGTGCCGCAGAAATGGTGGCGACAATGTGGATAACAGAGATATCAAGTCCATTTTTACATTTGAGGGAGCTTCTGAAAGAGCTTGGTTACAGAGATACCCCTCTTAATTTGGCTGCTGAT GATGTTGCTGGGACCGTGTCTCACTTACGTGACTTTATCTGCTGA
- the LOC114193238 gene encoding uncharacterized protein LOC114193238 isoform X1: MEITLSIPIQRCHAHNHVGISFGSISPKLSEKRSMFIMGMGFVGQSLARKLQNQGWLVALHSLLFNIYLFRFKICLIESMIIGRVVSGTCTTHVKKQQLQNMGFHVHLFDANHPDLDILRLLRNYTHILVSVPPLVGIGDPMLQHEELFRRSLANSDVQWLSYLSSTSVYGDCGGELVDEDYPTNPESELAKLRLSSEEGWSNLSYDLGISPLLFRLGGIYGPGRSAIDTIMKQKPMSEGQKRRKHRKYTSRVHVDDICQALMATVYVPPPREVYNIVDDDPAPREEVFEYAMKLVEEKWPELKLQSVEQRQKEWSNVNPKGDKRVCNARMKRELGLQLLFPDYKSGLKSIIHQIQSPFHCH, from the exons ATGGAAATAACTTTATCTATTCCTATCCAACGTTGCCATGCTCATAATCATGTTGGGATAAGTTTTGGTTCGATATCCCCAAAGTTGTCTGAAAAGCGCAGCATGTTCATTATGGGTATGGGATTCGTGGGGCAATCACTTGCACGAAAACTGCAAAACCAAGGATGGTTAGTTGCATTACATTCTCTTCTCttcaatatttatctttttcgcTTCAAAATTTGTCTCATAGAATCAATGATTATTGGTAGGGTCGTGTCTGGGACTTGCACAACCCACGTGAAGAAGCAGCAGCTCCAGAACATGGGGTTTCATGTTCATCTTTTCGATGCAAACCACCCCGA TCTGGATATTCTAAGGCTACTGAGAAATTACACTCACATTCTTGTTTCTGTGCCCCCTCTTGTTGGCATTGGTGATCCG ATGCTCCAGCATGAAGAACTTTTCAGAAGGTCTTTAGCAAATTCAGATGTTCAGTGGCTGAGTTACTTGTCTTCGACTA GTGTCTATGGAGACTGTGGCGGTGAATTGGTGGATGAGGA TTATCCAACAAATCCAGAAAGTGAGTTGGCTAAATTAAGGTTAAGTTCTGAAGAAGGCTGGTCAAATTTGTCTTATGATCTTGGGATCTCACCACTTTTATTTCGATTAGGAGGTATCTATGGCCCTGGCAGAAG tgCCATTGATACAATAATGAAGCAGAAACCAATGTCAGAAGGTCAGAAGAGGAGAAAACACCGAAAATACACATCCAGAGTACATGTTGATGACATCTGCCAGGCACTGATGGCTACTGTTTATGTACCTCCCCCCAG GGAAGTTTACAATATCGTTGATGATGACCCTGCTCCGAGGGAAGAAGTATTTGAGTATGCAATGAAATTGGTGGAGGAAAAATGGCCAGAGCTGAAGTTACAAAGTGTGGAGCAGAGGCAGAAAGAGTGGTCCAATGTAAATCCAAAGGGCGACAAACGAGTGTGTAATGCCAGAATGAAGAGGGAACTAGGACTGCAACTACTTTTCCCTGATTACAAATCAGGATTGAAGAGTATAATTCACCAAATTCAGAGTCCATTCCACTGTCATTGA
- the LOC114193238 gene encoding uncharacterized protein LOC114193238 isoform X2 — translation MEITLSIPIQRCHAHNHVGISFGSISPKLSEKRSMFIMGMGFVGQSLARKLQNQGWVVSGTCTTHVKKQQLQNMGFHVHLFDANHPDLDILRLLRNYTHILVSVPPLVGIGDPMLQHEELFRRSLANSDVQWLSYLSSTSVYGDCGGELVDEDYPTNPESELAKLRLSSEEGWSNLSYDLGISPLLFRLGGIYGPGRSAIDTIMKQKPMSEGQKRRKHRKYTSRVHVDDICQALMATVYVPPPREVYNIVDDDPAPREEVFEYAMKLVEEKWPELKLQSVEQRQKEWSNVNPKGDKRVCNARMKRELGLQLLFPDYKSGLKSIIHQIQSPFHCH, via the exons ATGGAAATAACTTTATCTATTCCTATCCAACGTTGCCATGCTCATAATCATGTTGGGATAAGTTTTGGTTCGATATCCCCAAAGTTGTCTGAAAAGCGCAGCATGTTCATTATGGGTATGGGATTCGTGGGGCAATCACTTGCACGAAAACTGCAAAACCAAGGATG GGTCGTGTCTGGGACTTGCACAACCCACGTGAAGAAGCAGCAGCTCCAGAACATGGGGTTTCATGTTCATCTTTTCGATGCAAACCACCCCGA TCTGGATATTCTAAGGCTACTGAGAAATTACACTCACATTCTTGTTTCTGTGCCCCCTCTTGTTGGCATTGGTGATCCG ATGCTCCAGCATGAAGAACTTTTCAGAAGGTCTTTAGCAAATTCAGATGTTCAGTGGCTGAGTTACTTGTCTTCGACTA GTGTCTATGGAGACTGTGGCGGTGAATTGGTGGATGAGGA TTATCCAACAAATCCAGAAAGTGAGTTGGCTAAATTAAGGTTAAGTTCTGAAGAAGGCTGGTCAAATTTGTCTTATGATCTTGGGATCTCACCACTTTTATTTCGATTAGGAGGTATCTATGGCCCTGGCAGAAG tgCCATTGATACAATAATGAAGCAGAAACCAATGTCAGAAGGTCAGAAGAGGAGAAAACACCGAAAATACACATCCAGAGTACATGTTGATGACATCTGCCAGGCACTGATGGCTACTGTTTATGTACCTCCCCCCAG GGAAGTTTACAATATCGTTGATGATGACCCTGCTCCGAGGGAAGAAGTATTTGAGTATGCAATGAAATTGGTGGAGGAAAAATGGCCAGAGCTGAAGTTACAAAGTGTGGAGCAGAGGCAGAAAGAGTGGTCCAATGTAAATCCAAAGGGCGACAAACGAGTGTGTAATGCCAGAATGAAGAGGGAACTAGGACTGCAACTACTTTTCCCTGATTACAAATCAGGATTGAAGAGTATAATTCACCAAATTCAGAGTCCATTCCACTGTCATTGA